The Xylophilus rhododendri region GGCCATGCCCGGCTGCAAGGTGCGGCGCGCGCACCAGACCATGACGGTGGGCACGGCCGATACCGACGTGGCGCGCCACCTGGGCGTGGCGCCGAACGCACCGGTGGCCTTCGTCGAGCGGGTGTTCGAAGGGGAGGGCGGACATGTGATCTACCTGGCCGAGGTCATCTACCGCGGCGAGGCGGTGCGGCTGGAGATCGACCTGACGGTATAGCCATCACTCGATGCGCGCGGCCTGCACGATCTGGCGGAATTTCGCCCGCTCGGCCTGCACGAAGGCCTCGAATTCGGCCGTCGGCATGCCGCTGGGCTCGGCGCCCTGGCGCAGCAGGGTGTCGCGCACCTCCGGCAGGGCCAGCACCTCGGCGATGTCGTGCTGGATCTTCTGCACCACCGTTTGCGGTGTCCTGGCCGGCACGAAGACGCCGAACCACTGGATCAGCTCGAAGCGCTCCAGCCCCGGCGTCTGCGCGATGGCCGGCACCTGCGGCGCGGCGGCGGCCGGCTCGCGCGAGGACACGCCCAGCGCCCGCAGCTTGCCGGCCTGGATCTGCTGCAGCGCGGTCGGCAGGCCGGCAAAGCCGATGTCCACCTGGCCGCTGAGGATGTCCGTCATCGCCTGCGCCACGCCCTTGAACGGCACATGCAGCAGCGACACGCCGGCCAGCTGCTCCACCAGCACGCCGGCCAGGTGCTGCGGCGTGCCCGGCCCGGAGGAGCCGTAGCTCACCGCACCGGGATGCTGGCGCGCGTAGGCGACCAGGCCGGCCATGTCCGCATAGGGCTTGGAGGGGGATGCCACCAGCGCGAAGGGCAGCTTGACCAGCAGGGTGACGGGCTTCAGGTCACGCTCCGGGTCGTAGGCCATCTTCTTCATGAAGAACTGGTTGATGGCCACTTCGGCGGTGGCCGACATCAGGATGGTGTGCCCGTCCGGCGCCGCCTTGGCGACCGCGTTGGCGCCTATGGTGCCGCTGCCGCCGGCGCGGTTGTCCACCAGCACCGGCTGCCCCCAGCGCTCGGCCAGCTTCTGCGATACGAGCCGGGCGACGGGATCGACGCCGCCGCCGGCCACATAGGGGACGATGGCCGTGACCGGCCGGGATGGCCATGCCTGCTGTGCCCCCGCGGGCGTGTTCGGGCCGAGGAAGGCCGCCGCCAGCGCCAGGGCGGCCAGTGGGATGCGCATGCTGTCGTCTCCTCCCCGGAACGGGGTGGGGACGAGCCTAGCAAATTAAGGTATGTATTTATATACCTTTAATCCCTGGCTGCAGTCCGGCTGCGGGCCGGCTGCGCGCCGGTTCAGGCCAGGCGTGCCTGCTGCTGCCCGGCGGCGGACGCGGCTGCAAGGCCCTGCAGCACATCGCCCACCACGATCACCGAGGGGCTGGCGAAGCCCTGGGCCACGATGGTCTCGTGCAGATCGGCCAGGGTGCACACCGTGTGGCGCTGGCTGGGCAGCGACACGTTCTGGATGACCGCCACCGGCGTCTGCCCGGGCAGGCCCTGCAGCAGCTCGCCCTGGATGTGTTCGGCGCCGCTCACACCCATGTAGACCACCAGCGTCAGCCGCGCCGCATGCGCGGTGGCGGCCAGCATGCGCCAGTCGGTGCCGGCCGAGCCGGGCCGGGCATGGCCGGTGACGAAGACCACGCCGTGCGCATGCGCGCGGTGGGTGAGGGGCACGCCCAGCGTGGTCACCGCGGCCAGGCCGGCGGTGATGCCGTTGATGACTTCCGGCTCGATGCCGAAGCCGCGCAGGTGTTCCACCTCCTCGCCGCCGCGGCCGAAGATGAAGGGATCGCCGCCCTTCAGGCGCACCACCGTCTCGCCTTCGCGCACCGCCATCAGCATCAGCTTCTCGATGAAGGCCTGCGGCGTGCTCTTGCAGCCGCCGCGCTTGCCCACGTAGACGACCCGTGCACCAGGCTGGGCCAGGGCGACGATGGCATCGCTCACCAGGTCGTCGACCAGCAGCAGCGTGGCCGAGGCGATGGCCTTGACGGCCTTCACGGTCAGCAGGTCCGGATCGCCCGGGCCGGCGCCGACCAGGATGCAGCGGCCGCCGCTGCGCGGGCCGACGGGCTCGGTTGCCGGGGCCGGCGGCAGGTCGTGCACCTCCCCGCCGCGCAGCTGGAAGATGGGGTCGATGGCGTCGCCGGGTTTGGGGGTTTGGGGATCTTTCATGCTGTCTCCGTGGCTGCGGGCAGGATCGGATGGTCGTCGCTGCCCATGGACCTTGCCAGGAGCAAGAGATGTTCCAGCTGCCGCGCGATCGCTTCGGGCAGGGGAAGCCGGCCGTCGAGCACGGCCCGGGTGTAGGCGGCGGTGCTGTCGGCATCGATGTCCGCCGGCAGGCCGGGCACTTCGGCCGCGGTGCCGGGGGCCTGCGCCTGCAGCTGCACGGCGGCGCCGCGGCGGAAGCCCGTCAGCTCGGCCGTGCGGCGCGGGTCGGCGACGACTTCGCCCTCCAGGCCGCGCGACAGCAGCGCGCTGGCGCCCAGCAGGGCGAAGGTCTCGGCCATCGATTCGGCATAGGCCGGATGGGTGTAGCTGGCCACCAGCAGGGCTGGGCCGGCGCAGGGGTTCATCAGCTTGACGACGCTGTGCGCCGGATTGCGCAGGCCCACCACACGGCGCACGTCGAGCAGGCGTTTCAGGCCCGGGCAGATGATCTCGGTCGGTGCGAAGACGACTTCCCCTGCGGCAATTTCGCGCACCTGGGTGAGCGCCTGGATGCCGAGCCGCTCGAACACCTCGCGTGCACCGATGCGGGCATCTTCGCTCGGGCTGCCGTGCACCAGCACCGGCAGGCCGGCACGGGCGACCAGCAGCGCCAGCAGCGGCGTCAGCACCGGCATGCGGCGGGCGCCGTTGTAGCTGGGCAGCACCACGATGGGCTGTTCGCCGGCGGTGGAAAAACGCTGGCTGCGTTCGGCCGTGGCGTCGAGAAAGCCGGCCAGCTCCGCCGAGGTCTCGCCCTTGATGCGCATGGCCAGGCAGAAGGCGCCGATCTCCAGGTCGGTCACG contains the following coding sequences:
- the ybiB gene encoding DNA-binding protein YbiB encodes the protein MAISHYIKEIGRGARGARPLDRAQAADLFGQVLDGSVTDLEIGAFCLAMRIKGETSAELAGFLDATAERSQRFSTAGEQPIVVLPSYNGARRMPVLTPLLALLVARAGLPVLVHGSPSEDARIGAREVFERLGIQALTQVREIAAGEVVFAPTEIICPGLKRLLDVRRVVGLRNPAHSVVKLMNPCAGPALLVASYTHPAYAESMAETFALLGASALLSRGLEGEVVADPRRTAELTGFRRGAAVQLQAQAPGTAAEVPGLPADIDADSTAAYTRAVLDGRLPLPEAIARQLEHLLLLARSMGSDDHPILPAATETA
- a CDS encoding Bug family tripartite tricarboxylate transporter substrate binding protein; the protein is MRIPLAALALAAAFLGPNTPAGAQQAWPSRPVTAIVPYVAGGGVDPVARLVSQKLAERWGQPVLVDNRAGGSGTIGANAVAKAAPDGHTILMSATAEVAINQFFMKKMAYDPERDLKPVTLLVKLPFALVASPSKPYADMAGLVAYARQHPGAVSYGSSGPGTPQHLAGVLVEQLAGVSLLHVPFKGVAQAMTDILSGQVDIGFAGLPTALQQIQAGKLRALGVSSREPAAAAPQVPAIAQTPGLERFELIQWFGVFVPARTPQTVVQKIQHDIAEVLALPEVRDTLLRQGAEPSGMPTAEFEAFVQAERAKFRQIVQAARIE
- the cobA gene encoding uroporphyrinogen-III C-methyltransferase translates to MKDPQTPKPGDAIDPIFQLRGGEVHDLPPAPATEPVGPRSGGRCILVGAGPGDPDLLTVKAVKAIASATLLLVDDLVSDAIVALAQPGARVVYVGKRGGCKSTPQAFIEKLMLMAVREGETVVRLKGGDPFIFGRGGEEVEHLRGFGIEPEVINGITAGLAAVTTLGVPLTHRAHAHGVVFVTGHARPGSAGTDWRMLAATAHAARLTLVVYMGVSGAEHIQGELLQGLPGQTPVAVIQNVSLPSQRHTVCTLADLHETIVAQGFASPSVIVVGDVLQGLAAASAAGQQQARLA